One genomic region from Chloroflexota bacterium encodes:
- a CDS encoding deiodinase-like protein translates to MFDFLQTRRNALAQMKDLDAQAPKAGDAAADFLLRDVDGENPVRLSDFRGNKPVVLVFGSFTUPPFVKGTVSLHDLYEVYHDQVQFMVIYIREAHPIDGWWLGKGLPGLFLKASGSRAATDVYDPKTIEERRAVAGQCETALHYGIPTLVDDMNDAVNNAYAAAPARLYLVGVDGRVAYAGDLGPWGFKPAELGNAVSQYLADSRTV, encoded by the coding sequence ATGTTTGATTTTCTCCAGACCCGCCGCAACGCGCTGGCGCAGATGAAAGACCTCGACGCACAAGCCCCCAAGGCAGGTGACGCGGCTGCCGACTTTTTGTTGCGAGATGTCGATGGCGAGAACCCAGTGCGTCTATCCGATTTTCGGGGTAACAAGCCGGTCGTGTTAGTCTTTGGCAGCTTCACCTGACCGCCCTTCGTCAAGGGGACCGTGAGTCTTCATGACCTGTACGAGGTCTATCACGATCAGGTTCAGTTCATGGTCATCTATATTCGCGAGGCACATCCGATCGATGGCTGGTGGCTGGGAAAGGGATTGCCAGGCCTATTTCTGAAAGCATCCGGCTCCAGGGCCGCCACGGATGTCTACGACCCAAAAACCATCGAAGAACGCCGCGCGGTAGCTGGACAGTGCGAGACTGCCCTGCATTACGGCATTCCCACCCTTGTCGACGACATGAATGACGCGGTGAACAACGCCTATGCGGCCGCACCAGCACGCCTTTATTTGGTAGGAGTCGACGGGCGGGTTGCTTATGCTGGGGATTTGGGACCGTGGGGATTTAAGCCTGCCGAACTGGGAAACGCTGTCTCACAATACCTTGCTGACAGCAGAACAGTTTGA
- a CDS encoding FAD-binding oxidoreductase yields the protein MTIQEHFWDQIITELEAIVGHDFVATDEADRIGYSVDYFWIPRLLVDRGKALPLPDVVVQPGTVGEVSEVVKLANVYRIPVVPYGGGSGSQGGIMPVYGGITLDLKRLNRIIEINEMSQTVTAQAGINGYELEQALNQAGYTLPHYQASVHSATLGGYLACRGSGVLSTKYGKAEDMVLSVQVVLPNGDIIRTLPVPNHAAGPGILQVFVGAEGSYGIITEATMQLERIPEERCFQAFLFPDLHSGLEAGRKIMLNRLEPIVIRLYDEPSTRTRIKKVLGLDAEGAYMVMGFDGWPEIVEAQEKRATDICLAHNAEILGRESGENWWQHRYDFYFPPKVLDLPWLFGTMDTLCTYDKIENLYWTKKRAIEAQYADWNVRYIAHFSHWYAWGVMVYDRFIIEEPPEDAGEALRLHNKIWDLAVQKSLEGGAIINEHHGVGLKLARHMRAQYGPAFQVLEAIKYGLDAHNVLNPGKMGFGPVNP from the coding sequence TGGATTACTTTTGGATACCGCGACTATTGGTTGACCGCGGCAAAGCGCTGCCTCTTCCCGATGTGGTGGTCCAGCCTGGAACGGTTGGGGAAGTATCGGAAGTCGTCAAACTAGCTAACGTCTACCGAATACCCGTTGTTCCCTATGGGGGCGGGTCAGGCTCTCAGGGCGGGATTATGCCCGTCTACGGCGGCATTACCCTCGACCTGAAACGCCTCAATCGCATCATCGAAATCAATGAGATGTCGCAAACGGTTACGGCCCAGGCAGGCATCAACGGCTATGAGTTGGAACAGGCGCTAAATCAAGCCGGATACACCCTGCCCCATTATCAGGCATCGGTACACTCTGCCACGTTGGGCGGGTATTTGGCCTGCCGCGGGTCAGGGGTGCTATCAACCAAGTACGGCAAGGCCGAAGACATGGTACTTTCGGTGCAGGTGGTGTTGCCAAATGGCGACATTATCCGCACCTTGCCGGTACCGAACCACGCTGCCGGACCGGGTATTTTGCAGGTGTTTGTGGGCGCGGAAGGCTCATATGGAATCATCACCGAAGCCACAATGCAGCTTGAGCGGATTCCAGAAGAGCGCTGTTTTCAAGCCTTTCTTTTCCCAGATTTGCATAGCGGTCTTGAAGCCGGGCGCAAGATTATGCTCAACCGCCTGGAACCGATTGTCATCCGCCTGTACGACGAACCCAGCACGCGCACCCGAATCAAGAAGGTGCTTGGGTTGGATGCAGAAGGGGCGTATATGGTGATGGGCTTTGACGGCTGGCCCGAAATTGTTGAAGCGCAGGAGAAACGCGCTACCGACATCTGCCTGGCCCATAACGCCGAAATCCTGGGGCGTGAGTCAGGCGAGAACTGGTGGCAGCACCGCTACGATTTCTACTTCCCGCCCAAGGTGCTCGACTTACCCTGGCTGTTCGGCACAATGGATACGCTCTGCACCTACGATAAGATCGAAAACCTGTACTGGACCAAAAAACGTGCTATCGAAGCGCAATATGCTGATTGGAATGTCAGATACATCGCCCACTTCTCGCACTGGTACGCCTGGGGCGTCATGGTCTACGATCGCTTCATCATCGAAGAGCCGCCGGAAGATGCCGGCGAAGCCCTGCGGCTGCATAACAAAATTTGGGATTTGGCTGTTCAGAAATCTCTGGAGGGTGGTGCAATCATCAACGAACACCATGGAGTTGGGCTGAAACTGGCCCGGCATATGCGAGCCCAATACGGCCCGGCGTTTCAGGTTTTGGAGGCGATAAAATATGGCCTCGACGCGCATAATGTGCTGAATCCGGGGAAGATGGGCTTTGGCCCTGTGAATCCTTAG
- a CDS encoding glycoside hydrolase family 2 TIM barrel-domain containing protein gives MTINDWENPQIVGCNKQRGHVPMVSYADEQTARECDPGASPHVMSLNGNWKFKWAANPAAAPKDFYRDDFDAATWETISVPGNWQLQGYGIPIYTNVQYPFDAENLPRVPEDDNPVGSYVTTFSLPDSWDERRIFVVFEGVDSAFFLWINGVKIGYSQGSRLPAEFDITATLHPGENALAVQVYRWSDGSYLEDQDHWWLSGIYRDVHLLAKPNLHLRDFCVRTGLDEHYRDATLKVGAVLRNADAKRIEGYRLKVALFDAENQPVFGEQPSRWLQTSFAGDWSVVYASSPVDILDIPGDTEITLELEAPVINPQKWSAERPYLYTLLLTLEDQAGKILEIESCKVGFRQVEISDGQMLINGVPLLLKGVNRHEHDPDRGKAVTLDSMIEDIRLMKQFNFNAVRTAHYPNDSRWYDLCDQFGLYVFDEANIESHAVWDRLARDPAWLGAFMERGMRMVERDKNHPCVITWSLGNESGYGPNHAALSGWIRDVDPTRPIHYHPAGNAPSVDMLSTMYPSVEEITSYAQDPHETRPVIMCEYAHAMGNATGNFQEYWNAIETQRRLLGGFIWDWVDQGLRQVTEQGEEWFAYGGDFGEKRHDGKFCINGLIFPDRQVHPTMWECKKIQQPVRIEPVDLLSGQVYIVNGYNFSDLSELHIDWTLAADDRVLQAGTLSPLHTAPGERERVTIPIAQPTPEPGVEYWLTLSCSLLEDTLWAERGHEVAWTQFKMPFDVQEVEVLPAGRMLSLETAETPAKIAVQSPDFSLVFDKNAGVITSYRFQDRELLLSGPLLNFWRAPTDNDEGMHIRMADLWREAGLDRLRQHVQAVSLQEAGDGIATIRVQARLCAPDRADGFECEYTYAISGNEHVLIEVHILPDEGLPPLPKVGLQMRLPESYDRFTWYGRGPHESYDDRKNGARVGVFSGTVDEQYVPYIVPQDNGNKTDVRWAALSDDDGWGLLAVARGDDNQALLNVSAHRFSTGDLARAAHTYELKPRHDITLNLDFRQSGLGNASCTHAAGVLSPYVIEPQPMIFALELHPLSPQSTKPMTLSKKQSRFTEANSDTLE, from the coding sequence ATGACTATCAACGACTGGGAAAATCCGCAGATTGTGGGATGCAACAAGCAGCGAGGACACGTCCCGATGGTGTCTTATGCCGACGAGCAAACCGCGCGGGAATGTGATCCGGGGGCTTCTCCCCACGTTATGTCGCTCAACGGAAACTGGAAATTCAAGTGGGCTGCCAATCCTGCCGCTGCGCCAAAGGACTTCTACCGGGACGACTTCGATGCAGCCACATGGGAGACCATCTCGGTGCCAGGCAACTGGCAACTTCAGGGTTACGGCATCCCCATCTACACCAATGTCCAATATCCCTTCGACGCCGAAAACCTGCCGCGCGTGCCGGAGGATGACAACCCGGTCGGGTCCTATGTCACCACATTTTCTCTCCCGGACAGTTGGGACGAGCGCCGCATCTTCGTTGTCTTCGAAGGCGTCGATTCGGCCTTTTTTCTCTGGATCAACGGCGTGAAGATCGGCTATAGCCAGGGCAGCCGCCTGCCCGCCGAGTTCGATATTACCGCCACCTTGCATCCTGGCGAAAACGCCCTGGCGGTTCAGGTCTACCGCTGGTCCGATGGCAGCTACCTGGAAGATCAGGATCATTGGTGGCTCAGCGGTATCTACCGGGATGTACATCTGCTGGCCAAACCCAACCTGCATCTGCGGGACTTCTGCGTTCGAACTGGGTTGGACGAGCACTACCGCGATGCGACGCTGAAGGTGGGAGCTGTACTTCGCAACGCCGACGCCAAACGCATCGAGGGCTATCGGCTGAAGGTGGCGCTCTTCGATGCAGAGAACCAGCCGGTGTTTGGCGAACAACCCTCCCGCTGGTTGCAGACATCCTTTGCGGGGGATTGGTCGGTGGTATATGCTTCCAGTCCCGTCGACATTCTGGACATTCCGGGTGATACTGAAATCACCCTGGAATTGGAAGCACCAGTCATCAATCCTCAGAAGTGGTCAGCGGAGCGGCCATACCTGTACACCCTGTTGCTCACCCTGGAGGATCAGGCCGGGAAGATCCTGGAGATCGAGAGCTGCAAGGTGGGATTCCGGCAAGTCGAGATAAGCGACGGCCAAATGCTGATCAACGGCGTCCCCCTACTTCTCAAGGGTGTCAACCGGCACGAGCACGATCCGGACCGGGGCAAGGCGGTAACGCTGGACTCCATGATCGAGGATATCCGGCTGATGAAACAGTTCAACTTCAACGCCGTCCGCACCGCCCATTATCCCAACGATTCACGCTGGTACGATTTGTGCGACCAATTCGGCTTGTACGTCTTCGACGAAGCCAATATCGAATCCCATGCCGTGTGGGATAGGTTGGCCAGGGATCCGGCATGGCTTGGCGCCTTCATGGAACGGGGCATGCGTATGGTGGAGCGCGACAAAAATCACCCCTGCGTGATCACATGGTCCTTGGGCAATGAATCGGGCTACGGGCCGAACCACGCCGCCCTTTCCGGTTGGATCCGGGACGTGGACCCCACCCGCCCCATTCACTATCATCCTGCAGGCAATGCACCCAGTGTAGATATGTTGAGCACCATGTATCCCAGCGTGGAGGAAATCACCAGCTACGCTCAGGATCCGCATGAAACCCGTCCAGTGATAATGTGCGAATACGCCCACGCCATGGGCAACGCCACCGGAAATTTCCAGGAGTACTGGAATGCCATCGAGACGCAGCGGCGCTTGTTGGGCGGCTTCATCTGGGATTGGGTGGACCAGGGACTGCGACAGGTCACGGAACAGGGCGAAGAATGGTTCGCCTATGGTGGTGACTTTGGAGAAAAACGTCACGACGGCAAGTTCTGCATCAATGGCCTGATCTTTCCAGATCGGCAGGTCCACCCAACCATGTGGGAATGCAAAAAAATCCAGCAACCGGTCAGGATCGAGCCGGTGGACTTGCTTTCAGGGCAGGTCTACATTGTCAACGGCTACAACTTCAGCGATTTGAGCGAGCTGCATATCGACTGGACGCTCGCAGCCGATGATCGTGTTCTGCAAGCAGGTACACTGTCCCCCCTGCACACAGCACCGGGGGAGCGCGAACGCGTGACCATTCCCATTGCCCAGCCAACGCCGGAGCCAGGGGTAGAATACTGGCTTACCCTGAGCTGTTCGCTGCTCGAGGACACATTGTGGGCAGAACGGGGGCACGAGGTAGCCTGGACACAATTCAAGATGCCGTTTGATGTTCAAGAGGTGGAAGTTCTGCCAGCCGGGAGAATGCTCAGCCTGGAAACGGCGGAAACGCCTGCGAAGATAGCAGTGCAAAGCCCCGATTTCTCTCTCGTCTTCGACAAGAATGCGGGAGTCATTACCTCGTATCGCTTCCAGGATCGGGAATTGCTGCTCAGCGGGCCTCTGCTGAACTTCTGGCGCGCCCCCACCGATAACGACGAAGGCATGCACATTCGCATGGCCGATCTCTGGCGAGAAGCAGGCCTCGACCGGCTCCGGCAGCATGTGCAGGCGGTGAGCCTGCAGGAGGCCGGCGACGGCATCGCAACTATCCGTGTCCAGGCGCGACTCTGTGCGCCCGACCGCGCCGATGGTTTTGAGTGTGAGTACACTTACGCCATTTCCGGCAACGAACATGTGTTGATCGAAGTTCATATCTTGCCCGATGAAGGGCTTCCGCCCTTGCCCAAGGTCGGTTTGCAGATGCGCTTGCCGGAATCATATGACCGCTTCACCTGGTACGGGCGCGGGCCTCACGAATCCTATGATGATCGCAAGAACGGCGCGCGAGTCGGGGTTTTCAGTGGCACGGTTGACGAGCAGTATGTGCCTTACATTGTCCCCCAGGACAACGGCAACAAGACCGATGTGCGTTGGGCAGCACTCAGCGACGACGATGGCTGGGGTCTGTTGGCAGTTGCGCGTGGCGACGACAACCAGGCGTTGCTGAATGTGAGTGCCCATCGTTTCAGCACGGGTGATCTGGCCAGGGCAGCCCATACCTATGAGCTCAAGCCCCGGCATGATATCACGCTGAACCTGGACTTCCGGCAGTCTGGTCTTGGCAATGCCAGTTGCACCCATGCAGCCGGCGTACTGTCTCCCTATGTAATCGAACCCCAGCCCATGATCTTTGCCCTTGAATTACATCCTCTGTCACCGCAGTCGACCAAACCCATGACGTTGAGTAAAAAACAGTCAAGATTCACTGAAGCCAATAGCGACACGCTGGAGTAG
- the betC gene encoding choline-sulfatase: protein METTNVLMIVCDQMVARLMGTYGHPIVKTPNLDRLAAEGVRFDSAYSPCPICSPTRQSLITGKYASNINCFDNTSMLAADVPTLSHYLSIAGYDTVLSGKMHFVGPDQLHGFEKRLTTEVFPADLTWLPQRPETGAFDDYADLHEQPIAIDYVSAGVRQWSMQLDYDAEVHFRALEYLRSKRSQYTGTLQKPLPPRDERPFFLCVSYCHPHEPFHATQELWDLYEGKEIDLPAWPKDLAEREHAMDRMLNAFHGTHQVDLEDKESLYNMRRAYYALITYVDQKVGELIQTLEDCGLNENTLVVFISDHGDMLGERRMVQKRTFYEYSSQVPWIMSHPSLGVKGVGVHSPVSLVDLMPTLLDFIGFPAEEIAPIDGRSALSLLQSEEPDRVAFSELHCEGVNTTCFMVRQGDYKYIHVTGYDPQLYHVVEDPQEWNNLAGQPQYVGLKASMHALLMEKFEPANIEQRVRASLARRKVIRQAMQITGLPKWDYQPVFDATKQYWREG, encoded by the coding sequence ATGGAAACAACAAATGTTCTCATGATCGTTTGCGATCAAATGGTCGCTCGGCTGATGGGAACCTATGGGCATCCCATCGTCAAAACCCCAAATCTGGACCGATTGGCCGCCGAGGGTGTGAGATTCGACAGCGCATACTCGCCCTGTCCCATCTGCTCACCCACCCGCCAGTCGTTAATCACAGGCAAGTATGCCTCCAATATCAACTGTTTCGACAACACTTCCATGCTGGCGGCAGATGTGCCTACCCTCAGCCACTATCTCTCCATTGCCGGTTACGACACGGTGCTTTCCGGCAAGATGCATTTCGTTGGCCCTGACCAGCTTCATGGCTTTGAGAAACGCCTGACAACCGAAGTCTTCCCCGCCGACTTAACCTGGCTTCCCCAGCGACCGGAGACGGGGGCATTCGATGACTATGCCGACCTACACGAGCAACCTATCGCCATCGACTACGTTTCGGCTGGCGTTCGCCAGTGGAGCATGCAACTCGACTACGACGCAGAAGTGCATTTCCGGGCGCTTGAATATCTTCGCTCCAAACGCAGCCAGTACACCGGCACCTTGCAGAAACCCCTGCCTCCCCGCGACGAACGCCCCTTCTTCCTTTGCGTCTCCTATTGCCACCCGCACGAACCTTTCCACGCCACACAAGAACTTTGGGACCTGTATGAGGGCAAAGAGATCGACCTGCCGGCGTGGCCCAAGGATCTGGCTGAGCGCGAGCATGCCATGGATCGGATGCTCAACGCCTTCCATGGCACGCACCAGGTTGATCTTGAAGACAAAGAGTCTCTTTACAACATGCGACGAGCCTATTATGCGCTCATCACCTATGTCGATCAGAAGGTAGGCGAGTTAATACAGACGCTGGAGGACTGCGGCCTCAACGAGAACACCCTGGTCGTGTTCATCAGCGACCATGGCGATATGCTTGGCGAACGGCGCATGGTGCAAAAGCGCACCTTCTATGAGTACTCCTCCCAGGTTCCCTGGATCATGTCCCATCCCAGCCTTGGCGTCAAAGGCGTCGGCGTACATTCGCCGGTCTCGCTGGTTGATCTGATGCCCACCCTGCTCGATTTTATCGGATTCCCCGCCGAGGAGATCGCCCCCATCGACGGAAGGAGCGCGCTGTCCTTGCTGCAGAGCGAAGAGCCTGACCGTGTCGCCTTCTCCGAACTACATTGCGAAGGTGTCAACACAACCTGTTTCATGGTCAGGCAAGGCGATTACAAGTACATCCACGTCACCGGCTATGACCCCCAACTTTACCATGTGGTAGAAGATCCGCAAGAGTGGAACAATCTGGCCGGGCAGCCGCAATATGTTGGGTTGAAAGCAAGCATGCACGCTCTCCTGATGGAAAAGTTTGAGCCGGCGAACATTGAACAGCGCGTGCGCGCAAGTTTGGCTCGTCGCAAAGTGATCCGGCAAGCCATGCAGATTACGGGTTTGCCCAAGTGGGATTATCAGCCGGTATTTGACGCTACTAAGCAGTATTGGCGGGAAGGGTGA